One Megalobrama amblycephala isolate DHTTF-2021 linkage group LG15, ASM1881202v1, whole genome shotgun sequence genomic window, CTTCGTTTAACACTGAAACATGTGCTAATTACCTTTAATGTAAGCCGAAGAGCGTTAACTCAAAACAGGAAACTCTtgaatattcatgtaagctccgcccagtgtcaccgaaaatctcagacacCGAATATTTCATAACAACGGTCATCACATTATAAAATGCGGTTATATATTTTCCGGCATCACCTGGGCCCTCCCTCAGCCCGGGGGCCCTGGGCTTAAACCCAGGTAAGCCCGTGCATTAATGCGACCCAGTCAATATGTGTAGCCTACATTATTAAAGTCAATATGAAATCAGAAttgacaaatcttttttttttttcatggaatATTGCaccatttattataaatgatttatccgtgccctatgtgggggaaaaaagaaaaatatccaaacagatttaattaatttaacgattaaaggtgatagagaggattttttcgtcgactgagaatccaaagactgttactgagtttttgaaatgagcgcatgcgtaagaacaacccccctccttcacagctcatttcaaaggaacgcctcccaaaactcatgcacgagtattggaataTTTCTGGTTACGTTGGTTTGTTTCAGTCCTTGATTAACGACCGCAGCTAATCCATGCTGGTTACCCATTAGTTTTTGACAGTTAGGAAAACCGCAGTAGGAGTAAAATCTTTGCGTTGCAGGGGCAGCTGCCACCTGTCACAGATATACGTGCCAGTCACTCGAACTGCCACGCTTATACCCGCCTGCCCTGCGACCTGCCACGGATAAACGCGCCTGCCCCGCAACCTGCCACCGTTGTCActcacttgggtaaagttggttttatatttgcacattcggacttctgataaattcagactttccaataaatgtgcaataaattaatgtttgcgaattttaagcagcgacatgatattgacaaccaacgattgtcaacttacaccatttttcacagtcgatcaaaataggcaagtattgttttaatggcatatttacttgtgtatgtccactgaatgtccaatgtagtgtgattaacaaggctattgaatacggatgtccgaatgtgcgaatataaattCGCACTCATTCCTCATTAAAGAGGAAGGCTCCCCTGTTCCAAGATGGCAGCTCTATTGACGCATTCGTTCCAATGAACTGCTGTAGCCAAGGCGACATCTAGTGTATATATCTAtgggagagcgcagccgcgctcgtctctcacaaggaacgtcacggcagtgattgacaagccagagggccaatcgtttacgcgatcatcggctgatgtttttaaggccctacctcgtgcacagatgatgtatattaatattattactttcagtgcacctaataaatagtcttttatcagttagtaaagacagtttcaagtaatattgcaaaaatgtataaaacaaaacatcctctttagcacctttaaatattttatttgtgctttTGAGAAGTAACAGACACCAACTGAATGGTGTAAATAAGCAGACAGATCAGATGTGTCCTCTTCATTTTCTCCTCTTCTATGAAGGTAAATTCTCATCTGTTTGCTCGGACTCCTGAACAGGACCTGCAGTATCAGATCTGAGATCTTCAAGCTCTACAGATTCTTTCTGTCATTGTGAAGAAACATCTTGAAGAATGAGAAGCCTGATGTTCCTGCTGGTCCTGGTGATCTTCTGCTCTCTGCAGATGACTTCAAGTGGTGAGGACTCTTTGATTTTAATTAAGATAAAATTAATTGTTTTCAGAATTTTCATGGaaggtttagtttcatttttttcaggtgatttaaaaatatagcaacttattaaactgaaaaatctttttttttttttgcatgagcATGGTATAGATTTGTGATAGGCCTTTTTGTCTTCATATTTCAGCTACCATTGCAATTGAGTCTGAAAATTCAAAGTGCTGTATGGAGTTCACTAAAGTGAAGATTCCTGTGAGACAGGTGAAGTCTTACTACTGGACCAGCAAATGCAAACATGCTATTGTGTGAGTGTCATCTtagacattattattttattttaatactgcAATGTCAATCTGAATGAGACACTCCATTAAAGAAACACTTTGATCTAAATCttgttttttgtcctttttctcTCAGGTTTCAGATGTTTAAAGAGAAAGAGATCTGTGTAGATCCAGAGACCCTCTGGGTGAACAGCCACGTTGCTATAGTGGACAAGAGAAAAAGAGTCTAAAACAAGCTATACTGTTTCTATTTGAACTCTGAATTTTGTGCTGATGTATATAAAACTATTGTATTTACAGAATAATTTATGTGATTggattaatttgttttaataaaatataaatatttttatcatCATGGAGTATTGTTTTTATCCTCTGTTGCatacattttgaaaatacattttttatttaaatttaagtcTATGTATCTGGTGgatttatatattaatagaTGTTAAGAAACAAACTATTTCTATTAAGTATCTCAGTCAAACTAAGTTGTCTAAAACTGACTACTATCTAAAATCGAATCTGTTTAAACAACACATTTCCCTTTTTGAAGAAGGAAAATGTGTTGTTAAACAGATttgtttttagtatattttttgGACAACTCAGTCTGAATGAGATACTTAATAATTTCCCTTCTTGTGTAAGTACCTACAATACTAAaattaatagaaaattaaaatgaaacatcTACAGTAAATAGACTGGTTCTGTTCTGCAGTCTTTTACTGCCATTACTGGATCTTCAGAAATTTCCAGAGACTCTCCTCATTTCTTGTTATAGTTGgaaaagataaattaatgttttagtctgtttaaaaataacattttaaagtgaattttgaaagggttagttcacccaaaaatgaaaaatctgtcattaatattcaccctcatgtcgttccacatccataagacctttgttcatcttcagaacacatatTATGATGCTGTTTATGAAATTTGATGGCTCAGTTGACAGCAAGTTATTTAACACTTTCAGCGCCCTGCAGAAAGGTGCTGAAAACATGTTTaacatgtgactacagtggttcaaccttaatgttatgaaacaaTTAGTATTCAGATACTTTCAGATAGGATAATTAAGATCTACTGATTTATTACATGATCACATGAGCGACAAAGCAGAAAAGAACAACAAATAATTCTAGTCTTCATACCCAGAAAGGGATTTACAAGAATGTCTTTTGGAGAAAAGGATATCATGGCCtaccccgctagaaattttacgttcccagaataTTCTCAGAAagtccccactggtgttaatTAAAGACGTTGTCTAGTAACATTCCCagtacgttcagagacggtctcGATGTGGAGTTCTATTAAGGTTTGGGGATGTTATTTGTTggaccttcacagaacattcaagatgttctctgaacgtttagggaaataaattttatttggaaatgttctcagaacgtccctgctgcccttgtcaaaaaattgaattgaaaattagagctaaattgactaacaaatattttcttaaatgtcctacaaaaaaaaaaaaaaatctttgcagGTATTTCCTTGATTGTTATCATgaaaccttttctttaaaatgcaaatcacTTGCAGTAAATCATTAGCTGACAACACTTCAAAAGTGACTTTAAATGAATcaacatgcagcagaacatcagtgtttctggatcatcactgactgaagcacaggctctactcttcagcacaatgataacctcacaaaactcagataacagaaacagaacattaaacactaacagatctctctagatctcagcatcttcacttattacaaacactctgactttattttttttcattcaaaacttcttaatgaggtgttgttttattaaaatgttctgggAACGACAGAACATGACTGGACGCTGTAAGGGGGACCAAGGACAAGTGAAGGCCGAAGCTGCCGTTACCCTGTTACACTACAAAAGGAGAGAACTCCTAGGTTGTGCAAAAAGCGGAACACTTAAGGGCCGCGAATTTACACTGAaaggacccgagcttgtaaggtcggaacgtccaactggtagaacctgacaaaagtggacggcgaagaccagccggccgcctcacagatgtctttgattgagactccactggaccaggcccacGACGAAGCCATGCCTCTAATGGAATGGGCTCTAACTCCGATGGGGCAAGTTgcgcccatagaggagtaagaGAGAGCTATAGCGTCGACAATCCATCATGAAAGACGCTGTTTTGAGATCAGAGACCCTTTGGTGGGGCCACCAAATCAGACAAATAGCTGATCAGACTGCCGgaaaggctgtgatcgctcAACGTAGACGCGTAAAGCCCTGACGGGGCATAATGATTCCAGCTCTAGCTCATCCGATGAACGGGGAAGCGCAGAGAGTGAAATAACTTGTGCTCTGAATGGCGTTGAGAGCACCTTGGGGACGTAGCCAACCCTCGGTTTCAGAACGACCATAGAGTCATTTGGCCCGaattcaaggcatgcagggctcacggagagTGCCTGTAAATCGCCAACACGCTTAACCGACGCCAACGCCAGTAGCAGGGCGGTTTTGAGCGTTAAGGGCCTGAGGCCCGCTAGACGCAATGGCTCAAAAGGAGGAcctttaagagctctgaggaccaaggAAAAGTCCCAGGGGGTAACGGTGAGGGGTCGAGGTGGATGCAATCGCCTGGAGCCCCTCAAAAACTTTATAACCAGATTGTTCCGCCCTACTGATTGTCCAGCGATGGGCGAGTGAAACGCTGCAACTGCTGCTATGTAAACCTTGAGCGTGGAGGGGGCCCGCCCCAATTCCAAACGCTCCTGGAGGAAGGTTAGTATAGAAGATACATCGCACTCCTccgggtctatgttgcgtgtggAACACCAGCTAACAAAGACCGACCacttctgggcgtagaggcgtctcgtggctCTCGCCTGGGAAATGATATCTAGCACATTCCTCGGGAGGTCAGACAGCTCCCGTCGAAGATCCACAGATGTAGAGCCCAAAGCTCcggctgtgggtgccagattgttctgttcacctgagagagaaggtctcgtctcagggggatcggccaTGGAGCTGccgtggaaagcctgaacagctccgAGGTCCAAATCTGGCTCCTCCAGAGTGGGGCCACTAACAGaactctgtgcttgtcttccctgattcgcccgatgacctgagggatcaggACGATCGGGGGAAAGGCATAAAGAAGGGTATTAGGCCAAGTGTGGGCCAATGCATCGTCCTCCTTCGAATAATaagttgggcaatgagagttgtcttctgaggcgaagaggtccacCTCTGCTTTCCTGAAGAACTCCCATATAGTGAGAACcatctgggggtggagcatccacccGTCTGAGGGGACGTTGTTCCGAGACAGCATATCTGCTCCCAGATTGTTCTTCCCGGGTATACGAGTCGCTTTGAGCGACCGAACCCTTGGggatgcccattccagaaggcgcttcgccagagcgcataagcggctggacaaAAGACCCCCTTGTCGGTTTATGTAGGAGACCACTGTCATACTGTCCGACTGGACTAGGACGTGGCGATCCGTCAAATAAGCCTGGAAAGCATGGAGGGCTCGTGTCACTGCcagcatctcgaggcagttgatgtgaaGGTGGCTTTCCTTGTGAGTCCACGAGCCGAAGACCGGACTGCCCTCGCACAGTGCACCCCAACCCAAGTTGGACGCGTCTGTCGAAAGTACCATTCTTTGtgacaccgcctgtaggggtactcCAAGAGTGAACCAAGTagggttcatccagggtttcagGGCTGCtagacaggcctgattgaccttgaggCGCAGGCGTCCGTGACGCCAAGCGTGTGGAGGGACCCGAACTttcaaccagtactgcagaggccgcatgCGAAGCAGGCCAAGCTGGAGGactggggaggcggaagccatgaGCCCTAGCAACCTCTGGAACAGCTTCAGAGGGAGGTAGGCTTTGTTCCTGATggaagccgcgagctgctgaatggccagagtgcgttctggcgagactactgccgtcatacGGACAGAGTCGAAgactgcacccaggaacgaAATACGTTGagtggggagcagtgagctcttggctgggttgaccctgagaccTAGGCACTGTaagtggctgaggagcacggatctgtggtgttccagTTCTGTACGCAAGCTGGccaggatgagccagtcgtcgaggtagttcAAAACGcgtattcccatctgtctcagaggggaaagagccgcgttcatgcacttcGTAAAGGTGCGAGGAGCCAGGGAGAGCCCGAAGGggaggaccgtatattggtaagccacaccctcgaacgtgaatctcaagaatcgcctgtgatggggcctatctggatgtgaaagtaagcGTCCTTCagatccagcgagcagaaccagtcctcgtggCAAatctgcgcgaggatctgcttcagcgtcagtACTTTGAACTTTCGCTTCATGAGGGAAAGATTCAATAACCTGAGGTCCAGAATGGGCCTGAGACCGCCGTCTTTCTTTGGCACCAAGAAGTAGCGACTGTAGAAGCCCGACTCGCTCTCTGAGAAGGgaactatttctatagccccttttgTCAACAGAGTTAAAACCTCGGTTCGGAGGACATGCGCGTCGTCCGCTTGTACCAAAGTCTGAATAACCCTGCCAAAACGCGGAGGTCTTCTggcaaactggagcgagtagccctggCTTATAACTTGTAGAATCCAGCTTGACACCCCGGGGATGGCTTTCCAAACCTCAGCCCGGGTGGCAAGAGGGAGAATAACATTGGATGACGGCCCGCTTAAGAGGGGGCCGAGCACCGAGAtgggtggaagaggaaatttgctcttttgtggagtgtttaaaaaatgggTCGACGTGAAAACGGCGGTTGGAAAGGGCGCAACAGCTGTGGGCAGGTTGTTACAGCAGGTTGTGTTTCTCCCACGCCCAGAGataaacgaggcggaggggagtTTGCATGAGAGAGCTTTTGGAGTGGTCCGGCCGCGGCGCAAGACGTGCCCCAATCCTCTTCCTTCACAGATCAGGACGACTTCGTAGTCGCCGGGTCCAGCGCAATcctgggccggggtccctggcgtctgGGGAAGAACGAGCGCTTGGGAGGGCGTGGGCGCTGGCGGTGCTCTTTGGGCGGCGCTGCTTGAGAAGCAGAGGGGGCAGGCTtcgtctgctgagccggcgcaggccTGGGGCGGCTGGAAGCAGACGCAGAGCTTGAGCGTTTCGGCAGAAAGTGTCTCATCGCCTGAGAAGACTTCTGTGCAGCCGTGAAACGCTCCGTGAATCCCTCCACCGCTGGTCCAAAGAGCCCTGACGGGGACACGGGGGCATCCAGGAAGGCCGTCTTATCCTGGTCTTTGATTTCCGTCAGGTTGAGCCAGAGGTGACGTTCCAGCACTACCAAACTGGCCATTGATCTGCCAATGGCCTGGGCCGTGGCCTTCGTGGCCCGCAGGGCTAAATCAGTGACGCTGTGGAGGTCTCTGAAGGCAGGCGCATCGATGCCAGACTCATCCAGGGAGCGGAGAAGTTTGGCCTGGAACATCTGGAAGATGGCTGAAGTGGCTTGGCCCGCAGAGGCGTAGTCTCTTCCTGCTAGGGCAGAGGTGGTCCTGCAGGGTTTGGACGGGAGGGCTCTTTTAgtcttccatcccacagccacgggaggacagaggtgagcggCCACTGCTTCATCCAGGGGCGGCAGATGCTCGTAGCCCCTTCTCTTCTGAGCCATCTATGGTGGTGAGGACTGCGGGCGCTGGGCCGACGTGGGCTTGCTCATCTCCATGCGCTGAACTGTTCTGCCCCGCGGTCTCTTCCTCGCCGGCTCGCGAGGAGAGGGGGACGGGAGGGCGCGAACGGCGGGGTCGTTTTCCTTGAAGAAGGCGGCTCGGGAGCGCAGAGACGCCAGACTcatgcactcgcagtgcgggcatgagcCGCCGGTGAGCGCGTCATCCGCGTGGGACTTGCCCAGGCATCCAACGCACTCGCTGTGTCCGTCTTCTtcgtgcagaggggctctgcacgtACCACAGGAGTGGTGTGGCATTTAGAAATGCCAGGTTTGGGAGGCTCTTAACAGCGAGGGCCGGGCTCAAAGCGGTGAAAACCGCTGGAAAGTGCTCAAGAGCGGCTGTTATAACCACAGGAAGACGCTCTATATGACGTGCTGGATTGCAGCAGGAGACGCGCTGAGGAGCAGCCGGTAGCAGGAGCGGGAGGCGCTGGCTGGGTCCGGCGAGTCAGCAAGGTCCACTGCGGGGCCTCTTCGACGGCGGCAGAGCGTCTTGTTAGGCAGTGAGCTTCTTTCTCGGCGAGCAGGCTTCAGCGAGGATCAGCGAAGAGAAGTagagtcgtcgctgaaggaaaAAAGGACTGAtggcctatggcgaaacgctcgcttatatagccctttacCCCGCCCCTTTCGGTAGGAAAGTTCACACgctctgtcgccataggccgcacagctatgccgcgccgtcattggttcaacaacttgtctatgagtgaaccaatgacgatgcaattacactgcgttattgaaaaggcttcagtagcaGGGAAAAAGGGAGAGTacgaaagggaactcaactgtttaactctacgggagttggaaaatgagcctattttcaaaaaaagtggagtgttcctttaaagaaattcatgttttcaataaataaatctcGTTTTTCTACATGAATATATATGCCAAAGGTTTCAATGC contains:
- the LOC125247583 gene encoding C-C motif chemokine 22-like, with amino-acid sequence MRSLMFLLVLVIFCSLQMTSSATIAIESENSKCCMEFTKVKIPVRQVKSYYWTSKCKHAIVFQMFKEKEICVDPETLWVNSHVAIVDKRKRV